The Lutra lutra chromosome 10, mLutLut1.2, whole genome shotgun sequence genome contains a region encoding:
- the PSMD13 gene encoding 26S proteasome non-ATPase regulatory subunit 13 isoform X2, translated as MKDVPGFLQQSQSSGPGQASVWHRLEELYTKKLWHQLTLQVLDFVQDPCFAQGDGLIKLYENFISEFEHRVNPLSLVEIILHVVRQMTDPNVALTFLEKTREKVKSSDEAVILCKTAIGALKLNIGDLQVTKETIEDVEEMLSSLPGVTSVHSRFYDLSSKYYQTVGNHAAYYKDALRFLGCVDIKDLPVAEQQERAFTLGLAGLLGEGVFNFGELLMHPVLESLRTTDRQWLIDTLYAFNSGNVERFQTLKTAWGQQPDLAANEAQLLRKIQLLCLMEMTFTRPANHRQLTFEEIAKSAKITVNEVELLVMKALSVGLVKGSIDEVDKRVHMTWVQPRVLDLQQIKGMKDRLEFWCTDVRSMEMLVEHQAHDILT; from the exons ATGAAGGACGTTCCTGGCTTCTTACAGCAGAGCCAGAGCTCCGGCCCCGGCCAGGCTTCCGTGTGGCACCGTCTGGAGGAGCTCTACACGAAGAA GTTGTGGCATCAGCTGACGCTCCAGGTGCTTGACTTTGTGCAGGACCCATGCTTTGCCCAAGGAGATGGCCTCATTAAG CTCTATGAAAACTTCATCAGTGAGTTTGAACACAG gGTGAATCCTTTGTCCCTGGTAGAAATCATTCTTCACGTAGTTAGACAGATGACCG ATCCCAATGTGGCTCTTACTTTTCTGGAAAAGACTCGAGAAAAG GTGAAGAGCAGCGATGAGGCAGTGATCCTGTGTAAAACTGCGATTGGGGCTCTAAAATTAAACATCGGGGACCTACAGGTCACGAAG GAAACAATTGAGGATGTTGAAGAGATGCTCAGCAGTCTCCCTGGCGTGACGTCCGTTCACAGCCGTTTCTACGACCTCTCCAGTAAATACTACCAGACGGTTGGAAACCACGCCGCCTACTACAAAGATGCCCTGCGGTTTCTGGGCTGCGTCGACATCAAGGATCTGCCAG TGGCTGAGCAGCAGGAGAGAGCTTTCACGCTGGGACTAGCCGGACTTCTTGGCGAGGGAGTTTTTAACTTTGGAGAACTC CTCATGCACCCTGTGCTGGAGTCACTGAGGACCACCGACCGGCAGTGGCTGATTGACACCCTTTATGCCTTTAACAGCGGCAACGTAGAGAGGTTCCAGACGCTGAAGACCGCCTGGGGCCAGCAG cCTGATTTAGCAGCCAACGAGGCTCAGCTTCTGAGGAAGATCCAGTTGCTGTGCCTCATGGAG ATGACTTTCACACGACCTGCCAATCACAGACAACTCACTTTTGAAGAAATTGCCAAAAGTGCTAAAATCACTGTGAACGAG GTGGAGTTGCTGGTGATGAAGGCACTCTCGGTGGGTCTGGTGAAAGGCAGCATTGACGAGGTGGATAAGCGGGTTCACATGACCTGGGTGCAGCCCCGAGTGTTGGATCTGCAGCAG ATCAAGGGGATGAAGGACCGCCTGGAGTTCTGGTGCACCGACGTGAGGAGCATGGAGATGCTGGTGGAGCACCAGGCCCACGACATCCTCACTTAG
- the PSMD13 gene encoding 26S proteasome non-ATPase regulatory subunit 13 isoform X1 encodes MKDVPGFLQQSQSSGPGQASVWHRLEELYTKKLWHQLTLQVLDFVQDPCFAQGDGLIKNERHLVLTLHVLVPQLYENFISEFEHRVNPLSLVEIILHVVRQMTDPNVALTFLEKTREKVKSSDEAVILCKTAIGALKLNIGDLQVTKETIEDVEEMLSSLPGVTSVHSRFYDLSSKYYQTVGNHAAYYKDALRFLGCVDIKDLPVAEQQERAFTLGLAGLLGEGVFNFGELLMHPVLESLRTTDRQWLIDTLYAFNSGNVERFQTLKTAWGQQPDLAANEAQLLRKIQLLCLMEMTFTRPANHRQLTFEEIAKSAKITVNEVELLVMKALSVGLVKGSIDEVDKRVHMTWVQPRVLDLQQIKGMKDRLEFWCTDVRSMEMLVEHQAHDILT; translated from the exons ATGAAGGACGTTCCTGGCTTCTTACAGCAGAGCCAGAGCTCCGGCCCCGGCCAGGCTTCCGTGTGGCACCGTCTGGAGGAGCTCTACACGAAGAA GTTGTGGCATCAGCTGACGCTCCAGGTGCTTGACTTTGTGCAGGACCCATGCTTTGCCCAAGGAGATGGCCTCATTAAG AATGAAAGACATCTTGTACTTACTCTACATGTTCTGGTTCCACAGCTCTATGAAAACTTCATCAGTGAGTTTGAACACAG gGTGAATCCTTTGTCCCTGGTAGAAATCATTCTTCACGTAGTTAGACAGATGACCG ATCCCAATGTGGCTCTTACTTTTCTGGAAAAGACTCGAGAAAAG GTGAAGAGCAGCGATGAGGCAGTGATCCTGTGTAAAACTGCGATTGGGGCTCTAAAATTAAACATCGGGGACCTACAGGTCACGAAG GAAACAATTGAGGATGTTGAAGAGATGCTCAGCAGTCTCCCTGGCGTGACGTCCGTTCACAGCCGTTTCTACGACCTCTCCAGTAAATACTACCAGACGGTTGGAAACCACGCCGCCTACTACAAAGATGCCCTGCGGTTTCTGGGCTGCGTCGACATCAAGGATCTGCCAG TGGCTGAGCAGCAGGAGAGAGCTTTCACGCTGGGACTAGCCGGACTTCTTGGCGAGGGAGTTTTTAACTTTGGAGAACTC CTCATGCACCCTGTGCTGGAGTCACTGAGGACCACCGACCGGCAGTGGCTGATTGACACCCTTTATGCCTTTAACAGCGGCAACGTAGAGAGGTTCCAGACGCTGAAGACCGCCTGGGGCCAGCAG cCTGATTTAGCAGCCAACGAGGCTCAGCTTCTGAGGAAGATCCAGTTGCTGTGCCTCATGGAG ATGACTTTCACACGACCTGCCAATCACAGACAACTCACTTTTGAAGAAATTGCCAAAAGTGCTAAAATCACTGTGAACGAG GTGGAGTTGCTGGTGATGAAGGCACTCTCGGTGGGTCTGGTGAAAGGCAGCATTGACGAGGTGGATAAGCGGGTTCACATGACCTGGGTGCAGCCCCGAGTGTTGGATCTGCAGCAG ATCAAGGGGATGAAGGACCGCCTGGAGTTCTGGTGCACCGACGTGAGGAGCATGGAGATGCTGGTGGAGCACCAGGCCCACGACATCCTCACTTAG